A window from Dioscorea cayenensis subsp. rotundata cultivar TDr96_F1 chromosome 10, TDr96_F1_v2_PseudoChromosome.rev07_lg8_w22 25.fasta, whole genome shotgun sequence encodes these proteins:
- the LOC120270557 gene encoding 50S ribosomal protein L29, chloroplastic encodes MMALGLSSPSASLRLPSFDSHLSSSSRLNLFQFSPLRSSLFNGIRLRTSVAVPTPSYGGLMVVRMAKREEELKDIRAMTTEEINEEVVDLKGELLMLRLQRSARNEFKSSEFGRMRKRIARMLTVKREREIEEGINKRISRKLDRKWKRSIVVRPPPSLRKKLEEEQKAREAEKTS; translated from the exons ATGATGGCGCTAGGGTTATCCTCGCCTTCCGCTTCTCTACGCCTACCTTCCTTCGATTCTCatctttcctcttcttctcgCTTGAATCTGTTCCAGTTTTCGCCTCTGAGGTCTTCTTTGTTTAATGGGATCCGCCTTCGGACCAGTGTCGCTGTTCCGACGCCTTCTTATGGTGGGCTTATGGTGGTGAGAATGGCGAAGAGGGAGGAGGAGTTGAAGGATATTAGAGCTATGACGACGGAGGAGATCAATGAGGAGGTCGTGGATCTCAAGGGTGAGCTCTTGATGCTCCGTCTCCAGCGCTCAGCTCGGAATGAGTTCAAGTCTAGCGAGTTCGGTCGCATGAGGAAACGG ATTGCTCGAATGCTAACTGTAAAGAGGGAAAGAGAGATTGAAGAAGGAATCAACAAGAGAATCTCTAGAAAGCTTGATAGAAAATGGAAGAGAAGCATCGTGGTGAGGCCGCCGCCATCTTTAAGAAAGAAGCTAGAGGAGGAGCAGAAGGCAAGAGAGGCGGAGAAAACATCTTGA